CGCTATCGCTCGAGTCGTGGCTATTTCTCTTTTATTTCGTTTCTACTTTATTCAAGAAAATCCAAGTTTCATCTGGTTTTGCACCTTCAATTCCAGATTGGTATTTTTTCATTAAGGCGTTCCAATCGTCAACTCTTGGATTATTTTGGGTGGTTTTTGGATTTAATTTATCCAAATTTTCCCCTTTCGGAATACTGATTACCAAAATTAATTGTCTGTCTTTTTTGAAAACCTGCAATTGCTGAAAATCGGCATTACAGAAACCTTTGGCAACTTCTGGCCATTTTTCGAATTGCGTTTTATGATACTCCACATATTCTTTTTGCAATTTTTCATCTACAGGAAGATTGGCTGTTAAAACCACATTTTCCCAATCTGATGCTGGTTTTGAGTCTTTACATCTTTCGAAATTTTGGAAATCGTAAACCAAATCTTCATAGATTTTAATTTCTAAAGAAGGAAAAGCGCCTGCCAGTTTTCGTTTTGTTCTTTCGGGTTGATTCATCTTTCCGTAAATAACCAAATGATTTTTCCATTGGTACAATTCCTGACCAACGATTCTAAATCCCGTTAAAGTTGATTTGATTTTTTCGATATCAAAATCAGAACCAATCAATTCAATTGCATACGGTTTTGGCATTTCTTGCAATCCCCATTTTTCGTCGATTACAACTTCTTTTTCTAAATCTTTATACGGTTCTCTAATTCCGGCTGCATCTTTTATTTTGGTGCTTACATATGGATCATTGTGTTCCCAGATATTTCCTTTTGGTCCATTATGGTTTTTAAGGATTTTCTTTTCGGCAATCCAGTTGTTTTTAATCGTAAAACCTTCACTTCCTTCATCAGTATACAAATACAGCCATAAAAACGGATCGTGTGCATACGGACTGTTGTAAACCTTATCAATATAATTTTCTTCAATTCGGCTGTTTGGCTGAGCCGAAAGTGTATAAATTCCCGCTACATCATGTAAATGTTTGGCATAATGATGAATTTTATTTCCTAGAATTTTATTGTTCTGCATCACGTTTGGCGTATGTGTCCAACCCCAGCCCATTGCCATTCCAGAATACGATACATCCGAAATTTCGTTGTGTTCAATCGTAATATTTCGAACAAAACCAGCGCTGATTCCCAGCGTTCCCCAATCTTCATTGGTTACGTTTGTAATCAAATTATCTGAAATCACTTCATCAGAACACATTTCTCTTTCATCTTTTATGATTAAAGGCAAATGTGCTTCAAAAGCTTCTTCAGAGAAAATTCCAACATTGATGGCACTTCCGCCAATATCTTTAAATAAATTTCCTTTTACGGTATTGTGATTTGTTCCTTTACTTAAATCTAAACCAGTTGAAGCCAAATGCTCAAAACGACAAGATTCAAACTGAATATTATTAGCATAATTTACTTCAACCGCAGCGCGAGGCCTTCCAACCCAAGCTTGATTTTCTAAACTCGCCTGATTTGGCGTTCCAGGAACTTTTAATTTATAAGCGTCTAACAAATATAAACCGGATTGCAACGGCACATGACCTTGCTGAGAAGGGCGAAGCCAGTTGCTGTACTGAAACGAAATTCCTTTAAACTGAAAATGATGAACAGGAGAATCGATTGTTCCTTTTACTTCTACAAGATTTTCTAAAACTGGAGCTGTAACGGTAACCGAATTAATCTCTTCTCCAGCTCTCGGAACATAATAGATTTTAGCATTTTTCTTGTCCAAATACCATTCCCCAGGCTCGTTTAAAAGTGAAAAAGCATTGTTTAAGAAATAAGCTGAGTTTCCATTATTTTTAGAAATCCATGGCGCTGGCCAAGGGTGTTCGCTTTGAATACGGCTTTCTGGTTCTTCAAACGAAAGTTTGGCGCTGTCTTTTTGCACTTCAATATTTTTGATGCGAAGATTGGCATTTGACCACCATTGTACAATAAACATTTCCATTCCCGGCTCAAACTTAACCGACTTATCTTTAAACGGAATCCAGCAGGTTTGTTCCTCGTGATTCCACGATAAAATACGCTCCATTGTAGTTCCAGCAGTATTTTTGGCTCTTACGGCTTTTTTACCATCTACCCATAATTGTCTGTAATCAATCAGACTTCCTGCTTTTTTAGGAGCATCGGCCACCCAAACGGCGCCTTTTTTCAATCCGTTGATAACGGTTGTCGATTTTGTCCAGTTTTTAATTTCGATTCCACCATTTATAATTGGTTTAGCATTTATATCGGCTTGAATTGTTGTTGGACTTTCTGCTGTTCCTGAATCTTCAGGGCGAACAAACAAAGGTTCGCTTAAATAATACGTTCCATTCATTACTATGATTCGGATTCCGTCTTTTATCGATGGATCTTTTAAGCGACGAAGTTCTCTAGCTTTTCGCATTGCCATGTGAATCGTTGCCAACGGGTTTGATTTTGTTCCGATGTTCGAATCTTTTCCTGATGGTGAAACCCAGATTTCAGCTCCACTTGCCGAAAACGAGAATATCAGTAAAAAAACGACCAGTAATTTGTTGAAAGGAATTAAACGCATTATTTATAGTATTGATTTTTTTCTTAAGCTAAAATTATGAGGCATTTATTTAAAGCGCTATAATTTTTACAAATAATTGTATTTTTAACACTTTTACCAAATAACAGGGACAATTTAAAAGAATATAAAATCACAAGCATCCTGTACCCTCCTGTAATATTGACTTTAAGTCGGGATTCTTTAAAAACTCACTTTTCACTATCTTATGATTTTATAAATAGAAAAAGTTAAATTCATAAAAAATCTGTGATAAACTGGCTAAAACTACTATTTCGTATTATTTTTTTAATAGATTTGTGTAATCGATTACATTTAAAGATTATTATTTATAAGAACTTAAATTTTCATATAAATAAAATAAACACCAAAAAAATTACTAACAATGAAAATCAACCGACTACAATTTGCTTCTCTTGCACTCGCTATCATGATGTGTTTGAGTTCTAAAAACCTTACTGCTCAAAATACCTCAAATGGTGCTTATCAAAACATTGAGTTTAAAATGTCTAAAATTAATGAGCCTGTTATTCCTAACAATACTGTAAACTTAAAAGATTACGGTGCTGTAAACGGAGGTTATATTTTAAATACTAAAGCATTTGCTGATGCTATTGAGGCACTTTCAAAAAAAGGTGGAGGAAAGCTAATTATTCCACCTGGGATTTGGCTTACAGGACCGATTATATTAAAAAGTAATATTGAGCTGCATGCAGAAAGAGGTGCTCTGATAAAATTTTCTCCAGACAAAACTTTATATCCTTTAGTAGAAACCAATTTTGAAGGTTTGAATACTTGGCGTTGCATCTCTCCTATTTATGGTAAAAACCTTGAAAATATTGCTTTTACTGGAACTGGAGTTTGGGATGGTTCTGGAGAAGTATGGAGACAGGTTAAGAAAAGCAAAGTGACAGATAGCCAGTGGAAAGAAGTTATTGCAAGAGGCGGTGTTTTAAATAAAGACAAAACAAGCTGGTATCCATCAGAGGTTTTTATGAATGCTTCTAAAGGTGCTGACCAAAATGTACGTCCGGATTTAAAAACAAAAGAAGAATTTGAAACCATTCATGATTTTCTTCGTCCGGTAATGGTAAGCATTCAAAATAGTAAAAGGGTTTTATTTGACGGCCCTGTTTTTCAAAATTCGCCAGCTTGGAATATCCATCCTTTTATGGTGGAAGATTTGATTGTTCGAAATGTAAGTGTTCGCAATCCTTGGTATTCTCAAAACGGAGACGGTCTTGATGTGGAATGCTGTAAAAACGTATTAGTTGAAAATTCAAGTTTTGATGTAGGAGATGATGCAATCTGCATTAAATCCGGAAAAGATAAAGACGGACGTGAAAGAGGTGTTCCTTGCGAAAACATCATTGTGAGAAATAACATTGTGTATCACGGTCACGGCGGTGTTACGGTTGGAAGTGAAATGTCTGGTGGTGTAAAAAATCTTCACGTATCGAATTGTACTTTTATGGGAACAGATGTAGGTCTGCGTTTTAAAAGTGCCCGCGGAAGAGGTGGTGTCGTAGAAAACATCTTTATTTCGGATGTGTTTATGACTGATATTCCATCACAGGCTATCTCGTTTAATTTGTATTACGGAGGAAAATCGATTGCCGAAACATTAGAAGAAGGCGGAGACAAAGTGGTCAACAAGGCGATGCCTGTGACAGTTGAAACTCCTCAGTTTAAAAACATTTCGATTAAAAATATCACTATCAAAGGTGCCCAGCAAGCCGTATTTTTACAAGGTCTTCCAGAAATGAATTTAGAAAATATTGAAATCACAAACTTAATCGCCAAAGCTGAAAAAGGGTTTTCGATTATTGACGCTAAAGGAATAAAATTAAATAACTTACAATTAGATATTGAAGCTAAAAATGCATTTGAGATTTACAATGCACAAAACCTTTCTTTAAAAAATGTAGCATTTAATCCTTCCTCTTCAAATACCATTACAATTGCAGGAGAAGCCAGTAAAAATATCGATTTAAGCGGTTCTAATTTATCAAAAACTACTACTGTCGATAAAACTGTTCCTAAGAAAGCTGTTAAATTTTAAAACGGAGATTTTATGTTCAATTCCATAAACAGCTCGAAATTATTGGCATCAGCGTTTTGTGTCTTTTCATTTTTGTATTCAAATGCACAGACAAACAGCGAGATCAGTACAAAACCTTTTACAGACGGCACCAATCATTGGTATTTTATCAAAGACAAAACCAATATCATAAATCCGATTCCGAATCAGCCGAAATATGCCGAAACGGATTATACGAAAATTGCCGATAATATTCTGTATTTCCAACGTGATAATGGAGGCTGGCCTAAAAATTATGATATGAAAGCTATTTTGACAACACAACAAATTGATAGTGTAGTCAAAACGAAATACATTGAGCATACGACCTTTGATAATGAAACAACTTACACTCATATTCATTATCTGGCGCAGGTTTATACACTTAGCAAAGATCCAAGATATAAAGATGGGTGTCTACGAGGTATTAATTTCACTATAAAAGCACAATATTCAAACGGAGGCTGGCCACAATATTATCCGCTCGAAAAAGGCTATAGTCGCCATATTACCTTTAATGACGGAGCCTATATGGGAATTATGAATCTCTTAAAAAAGATTGTAAACAATGATCCTGATTATGCTTTTATTGATGCCAAAACTAGAAAAAAAGTAGCCACCGCATATCAAAAAGGACTAGAGTGTATTTTAAAAATGCAGATTAAAGACAACGGAGAATTAACCGCTTGGTGCCAGCAACACGACGAAATAACACTTGAACCTGCTTGGGCGCGTAAATTTGAACCGCCAAGCATCTGTAATGCAGAAAGTGTTGATGTAGTTTTGTTTTTAATGGATATTGATAATCCGAATGAAAAGATTATTAATGCCGTACAAGGTGCAGTAAAATGGTTTCAGGATTCTAAAATCTACAATACCAGAGTTGAAAGTTTTGCAGCTGAAGAAATGGAATCCAAATACAAGAAAATCAAAAATGACGTAAGAATCGTAAACGACCCAACAGCACCGCCAATCTGGACTCGTTACTATGAACTAAAAACACATAGACCTTTGTTCTCTGATCGTGACAGCGAGTTTTTATATTCTCTAGCTGAAGTAAGCCGTGAAAGAAGAACGGGTTATGCGTGGTATACGGATAAACCTGAAAAGGCGTTGAAAAAATATCCAGAATGGCAGAAGAAATGGGCTCCGGAAAATAATGTTTTGAAGAATTAGAAATTTTTTTGCCATTTCGAGTGAAGTCCAATTTTCAAATATACCCCGTGGTTTCAACCACTGGAACGCAATATTGTAACGGCCTGTATTGTGTTCCCGTGGTTGAAACCACGGGCTATAGTAGACAAGTTTGCGAGTAGAATCTTTGTCAATGTTTTAAACTTTGACAAATAGGAAGAAAAAAAAAGCGTAAATATTAAATTTACGCTTTTTTAAATTCTCTATTTATTTAGATCATAAAACGCATTCGCATTCTCAAACCAAATCTTATTCTGGTCTTCAATAGAAAACTTCGAAATATAATCTTCTAAAGTTCTAACCACTTCATTATAATCCGAAGCAACATTGAGAACTGGCCAATCTGAACCATACATTAATTTATCAACTGAAAAGTTTTCAAAAATTACATCTAAATAGGGCTTTAAATCTTCTCGTTTCCAGTTTTTCCAATCGGCTTCTGTGACCATTCCTGAGATTTTACACCAAACGTTGTCATACTTTGCGATTTCTTCAATGCCGCTTTTCCAAGAATCAATGCTCCCTGATTTAATATCCGGTTTTGCAATATGATCAATTACAAATTTTTGGTCTGGAAAATCTTTTACCAAACTTATTGCAGCTGGTAATTGACGTTCAAAAATCAATATATCATAAGTATAATTGAAGAATTTTAAAGCTGTGATTCCTCTTCTGAATTCTGTTCCGGACATAAAATCATCTG
This portion of the Flavobacterium panacagri genome encodes:
- a CDS encoding right-handed parallel beta-helix repeat-containing protein: MRLIPFNKLLVVFLLIFSFSASGAEIWVSPSGKDSNIGTKSNPLATIHMAMRKARELRRLKDPSIKDGIRIIVMNGTYYLSEPLFVRPEDSGTAESPTTIQADINAKPIINGGIEIKNWTKSTTVINGLKKGAVWVADAPKKAGSLIDYRQLWVDGKKAVRAKNTAGTTMERILSWNHEEQTCWIPFKDKSVKFEPGMEMFIVQWWSNANLRIKNIEVQKDSAKLSFEEPESRIQSEHPWPAPWISKNNGNSAYFLNNAFSLLNEPGEWYLDKKNAKIYYVPRAGEEINSVTVTAPVLENLVEVKGTIDSPVHHFQFKGISFQYSNWLRPSQQGHVPLQSGLYLLDAYKLKVPGTPNQASLENQAWVGRPRAAVEVNYANNIQFESCRFEHLASTGLDLSKGTNHNTVKGNLFKDIGGSAINVGIFSEEAFEAHLPLIIKDEREMCSDEVISDNLITNVTNEDWGTLGISAGFVRNITIEHNEISDVSYSGMAMGWGWTHTPNVMQNNKILGNKIHHYAKHLHDVAGIYTLSAQPNSRIEENYIDKVYNSPYAHDPFLWLYLYTDEGSEGFTIKNNWIAEKKILKNHNGPKGNIWEHNDPYVSTKIKDAAGIREPYKDLEKEVVIDEKWGLQEMPKPYAIELIGSDFDIEKIKSTLTGFRIVGQELYQWKNHLVIYGKMNQPERTKRKLAGAFPSLEIKIYEDLVYDFQNFERCKDSKPASDWENVVLTANLPVDEKLQKEYVEYHKTQFEKWPEVAKGFCNADFQQLQVFKKDRQLILVISIPKGENLDKLNPKTTQNNPRVDDWNALMKKYQSGIEGAKPDETWIFLNKVETK
- a CDS encoding glycoside hydrolase family 28 protein — translated: MKINRLQFASLALAIMMCLSSKNLTAQNTSNGAYQNIEFKMSKINEPVIPNNTVNLKDYGAVNGGYILNTKAFADAIEALSKKGGGKLIIPPGIWLTGPIILKSNIELHAERGALIKFSPDKTLYPLVETNFEGLNTWRCISPIYGKNLENIAFTGTGVWDGSGEVWRQVKKSKVTDSQWKEVIARGGVLNKDKTSWYPSEVFMNASKGADQNVRPDLKTKEEFETIHDFLRPVMVSIQNSKRVLFDGPVFQNSPAWNIHPFMVEDLIVRNVSVRNPWYSQNGDGLDVECCKNVLVENSSFDVGDDAICIKSGKDKDGRERGVPCENIIVRNNIVYHGHGGVTVGSEMSGGVKNLHVSNCTFMGTDVGLRFKSARGRGGVVENIFISDVFMTDIPSQAISFNLYYGGKSIAETLEEGGDKVVNKAMPVTVETPQFKNISIKNITIKGAQQAVFLQGLPEMNLENIEITNLIAKAEKGFSIIDAKGIKLNNLQLDIEAKNAFEIYNAQNLSLKNVAFNPSSSNTITIAGEASKNIDLSGSNLSKTTTVDKTVPKKAVKF
- the pelA gene encoding pectate lyase: MFNSINSSKLLASAFCVFSFLYSNAQTNSEISTKPFTDGTNHWYFIKDKTNIINPIPNQPKYAETDYTKIADNILYFQRDNGGWPKNYDMKAILTTQQIDSVVKTKYIEHTTFDNETTYTHIHYLAQVYTLSKDPRYKDGCLRGINFTIKAQYSNGGWPQYYPLEKGYSRHITFNDGAYMGIMNLLKKIVNNDPDYAFIDAKTRKKVATAYQKGLECILKMQIKDNGELTAWCQQHDEITLEPAWARKFEPPSICNAESVDVVLFLMDIDNPNEKIINAVQGAVKWFQDSKIYNTRVESFAAEEMESKYKKIKNDVRIVNDPTAPPIWTRYYELKTHRPLFSDRDSEFLYSLAEVSRERRTGYAWYTDKPEKALKKYPEWQKKWAPENNVLKN
- a CDS encoding amidohydrolase family protein, which encodes MSKRIDSHQHFWIFDPVRDSWIDETMQNIQRNFLPEDLQPLLNVNQFEGCVAVQASQSEEETEFLLDLASKNDFIKAVVGWIDLRNENIEERLQFFSDQKKLKGFRHVVQGEPDDFMSGTEFRRGITALKFFNYTYDILIFERQLPAAISLVKDFPDQKFVIDHIAKPDIKSGSIDSWKSGIEEIAKYDNVWCKISGMVTEADWKNWKREDLKPYLDVIFENFSVDKLMYGSDWPVLNVASDYNEVVRTLEDYISKFSIEDQNKIWFENANAFYDLNK